The genomic DNA GTTTTGCTTGCGACGTAACAGGTCAACAGGCGCAGCACGTCCGGCGTGACCTGGCTAATCGCCCCCGGCTGAAAGCCGACGCTTTGCGGCCCGCGCACCCGCATCATTCCGAGCATCGAGAGCCGAAGCGCCCCGGCGACGCCCTGGTAGTAGCGCAGGCGGGCCAGATTCATCGGGGCAAAGGCCTGGTAGAGCGCGAGATACAGGGCCTTGAAGACGCGGCGCAGGTTGTTCCCAGCCGCGTTGTCGCGCATCCAGCGCGGATGTTCCATCGCGCTGGTCGAGAGGATCACCGCGGTGGTGGCCGCGTCGAAGTGTCGATCGCCGATCGCGGCGTTGGCCCAATCAACTATTCCAGTTACGCGAAAGCCCTTAACCAGGACGTTTTGGGGATGGTAGTCTAGGTGGAGCAGCGACGGCGGAGCCTCGCTGAACTTCTCCGCGTCGCGCCGCAGACGCGCGAGCGCCGGAGCCAATCCCGGCAGCGGGCCCTGTTCGACGCGCACCGCGATGATGTCGAGAGTGCGCTCCAGCAGGCGTGCCGCCGCGCCCTCTCGCTCGGCCGCCGGGGTTTGCAGTGCGTCGAACGTGGCGGGCTGAATGGGCATCCGATGGAGCCGCGCCTGCGCCTGCACGAAAC from Candidatus Binataceae bacterium includes the following:
- a CDS encoding phosphotransferase gives rise to the protein MPDALAQVPTEPETLSAALCVYFDTAVEDLRVLASGWETTLYEFSLRERSAMLPGVEPRAPLVLRIYASIEAANKGALEYRIISHLAAVGYPVPQPHLFEAGGTAIGAPFLVMERLGGGPLFAVRSFPQAFKTFSAGFLGFVQAQARLHRMPIQPATFDALQTPAAEREGAAARLLERTLDIIAVRVEQGPLPGLAPALARLRRDAEKFSEAPPSLLHLDYHPQNVLVKGFRVTGIVDWANAAIGDRHFDAATTAVILSTSAMEHPRWMRDNAAGNNLRRVFKALYLALYQAFAPMNLARLRYYQGVAGALRLSMLGMMRVRGPQSVGFQPGAISQVTPDVLRLLTCYVASKTGTAVSIS